In one Pseudomonas sp. SCA2728.1_7 genomic region, the following are encoded:
- the aruF gene encoding arginine/ornithine succinyltransferase subunit alpha: protein MLVMRPAQMADLGEVQRLAADSPIGVTSLPDDVERLSDKIAASEASFAAEVSFNGEESYFFVLEDSTTGKLVGCSAIVASAGYSEPFYSFRNETFVHASRELKIHNKIHVLSQCHDLTGNSLLTSFYVQRELVGSPWSELNSRGRLLFVASHPERFADSVVTEIVGYSDENGDSPFWDAIGRNFFDLNYAEAERLCGLKSRTFLAELMPHYPIYVPLLPDSAQEAMGQVHPRAQITFDILMREGFETDHYIDIFDGGPTLHARVSGIRSIAQSRVVPVKIGEPVKGAGRQYLVANAQLQDYRAVLLELDYAPGKPVTLDLEAAEALGVGEGASVRLVAV from the coding sequence ATGCTGGTGATGCGCCCCGCGCAAATGGCTGATCTGGGCGAGGTACAGCGTCTGGCTGCGGACAGCCCGATTGGTGTCACTTCCTTGCCGGATGACGTGGAACGTCTGAGCGACAAGATCGCTGCAAGCGAAGCTTCGTTCGCTGCCGAAGTGAGTTTCAACGGTGAAGAGAGTTACTTCTTCGTCCTCGAAGATTCCACCACTGGCAAGCTGGTCGGCTGCTCGGCGATTGTCGCCTCGGCGGGTTATTCGGAGCCGTTCTACAGCTTCCGCAACGAGACCTTCGTGCACGCCTCGCGCGAGCTGAAGATCCACAACAAGATCCACGTGCTCTCGCAGTGCCACGATCTGACCGGCAACAGCTTGCTGACCAGCTTCTACGTGCAGCGTGAGTTAGTCGGTTCGCCGTGGTCGGAACTCAACTCCCGTGGCCGTTTGCTGTTCGTCGCCAGCCACCCGGAGCGTTTTGCCGATTCGGTAGTGACCGAGATTGTCGGTTACAGCGACGAGAACGGCGACTCGCCATTCTGGGACGCGATCGGTCGCAACTTCTTCGACCTCAATTACGCCGAAGCCGAGCGCCTGTGCGGGCTGAAAAGCCGTACTTTCCTCGCCGAACTGATGCCGCATTACCCGATCTACGTGCCGTTGCTGCCGGATTCCGCCCAAGAGGCGATGGGCCAGGTGCACCCGCGTGCGCAGATCACCTTCGACATCCTGATGCGCGAAGGCTTCGAGACCGATCACTACATCGACATTTTCGACGGTGGCCCGACCCTGCATGCACGTGTTTCGGGGATCCGTTCGATCGCCCAGAGCCGCGTGGTGCCAGTGAAAATCGGCGAGCCGGTGAAAGGTGCCGGGCGCCAGTATCTGGTGGCCAACGCGCAGTTGCAGGATTACCGCGCGGTGTTGCTGGAGCTGGACTACGCGCCGGGTAAACCGGTGACTCTGGATCTGGAAGCGGCCGAAGCCCTGGGCGTCGGTGAAGGTGCCAGCGTGCGCCTGGTGGCGGTTTAA
- the astA gene encoding arginine N-succinyltransferase, with protein sequence MIVRPVRSSDLSALIDLARSTGTGLTTLPANEERLAHRVGWAEKTFRGEAGRGDADYLFVLEDDDGRVVGISAIAGAVGMREPWYNFRVGLTVSASQELNIYREIPTLFLANDLTGNSELCSLFLHADYRSGLNGRMLSKARMLFIAEFPELFGNKIIAEMRGVSDDAGRSPFWESLGRHFFKMEFSQADYLTGVGNKAFIAELMPKFPLYTCFLSEGARSVIGQVHPDTEPALAMLKGEGFSYQGYVDIFDAGPAIECETGKIRAVRDSEALVLAVGTPGDDATPFIIHNRKREDCRITAAPARLAAGTLVVDPQTAKRLQLNAGDQVRAVALSAARESK encoded by the coding sequence ATGATTGTTCGTCCCGTACGCAGCAGCGATTTATCCGCGCTGATCGACCTGGCCCGCAGCACCGGCACCGGCCTGACCACATTGCCGGCCAACGAAGAACGTCTGGCCCATCGGGTCGGCTGGGCCGAGAAGACCTTTCGCGGCGAAGCCGGCCGTGGCGATGCGGACTACCTGTTCGTGCTCGAAGATGACGACGGTCGCGTGGTGGGTATTTCTGCGATCGCAGGCGCCGTCGGTATGCGTGAGCCTTGGTATAACTTCCGGGTTGGCCTCACCGTCAGCGCCTCGCAAGAGCTGAACATCTATCGCGAGATTCCGACGCTGTTTCTGGCCAACGACCTGACCGGTAATTCCGAGCTGTGCTCTTTGTTTCTGCACGCCGATTACCGCAGCGGTCTGAACGGTCGCATGCTGTCGAAGGCGCGGATGTTGTTCATCGCCGAATTCCCGGAATTGTTCGGCAACAAGATCATTGCCGAAATGCGCGGTGTCTCCGATGACGCCGGTCGTTCGCCGTTCTGGGAAAGCCTCGGTCGGCACTTCTTCAAAATGGAATTCAGCCAGGCCGATTACCTCACCGGTGTCGGCAACAAGGCGTTCATCGCTGAGCTGATGCCGAAATTCCCGCTGTACACCTGCTTCCTCTCCGAAGGCGCGCGCAGTGTCATCGGTCAGGTTCACCCGGACACCGAGCCAGCCTTGGCGATGCTCAAGGGTGAAGGTTTCAGCTATCAGGGTTACGTCGACATTTTCGACGCCGGCCCGGCCATCGAATGCGAAACCGGCAAGATCCGCGCGGTGCGTGACAGTGAAGCGCTGGTGCTCGCTGTTGGTACACCGGGCGACGACGCGACGCCGTTCATCATCCATAACCGCAAGCGCGAAGACTGCCGCATCACTGCTGCGCCGGCGCGTCTGGCTGCCGGTACGTTGGTGGTCGATCCGCAGACCGCCAAACGTCTTCAACTCAACGCTGGCGACCAAGTGCGCGCCGTGGCGTTGTCCGCTGCACGGGAGTCGAAATAA
- a CDS encoding aspartate aminotransferase family protein encodes MSVEHAAVQRADFDQVMVPNYAPAAFIPVRGAGSRVWDQAGRELIDFAGGIAVNVLGHAHPALVGALTEQANKLWHVSNVFTNEPALRLAHKLIDATFAERVFFCNSGAEANEAAFKLARRVAFDRFGTEKYEIIAALNSFHGRTLFTVNVGGQSKYSDGFGPKITGITHVPYNDLAALKAAVSDKTCAVVLEPIQGEGGVLPAELAYLQGARELCDANNALLVFDEVQTGMGRSGKLFAYQHYGVTPDILTSAKSLGGGFPIAAMLTTEALAKHLVVGTHGTTYGGNPLACAVAEAVIDVINTPEVLNGVNAKHDKFKARLEQIGEKYGLFTQVRGLGLLIGCVLSDAWKGKAKDIFNAAEKEGLMILQAGPDVIRFAPSLVVEDADIDAGLDRFERAAAALTQA; translated from the coding sequence ATGTCCGTTGAGCACGCTGCGGTACAACGCGCCGATTTCGACCAGGTAATGGTTCCCAACTACGCGCCTGCCGCTTTCATTCCGGTGCGTGGCGCCGGTTCCCGTGTCTGGGATCAGGCCGGCCGCGAGCTGATCGACTTCGCCGGCGGGATTGCCGTTAACGTATTGGGCCATGCGCACCCGGCGCTGGTCGGTGCCTTGACCGAGCAAGCGAACAAGCTGTGGCACGTGTCCAACGTGTTCACCAACGAACCGGCCTTGCGTCTGGCGCACAAGCTGATCGACGCCACGTTCGCCGAGCGCGTGTTCTTCTGCAACTCCGGCGCTGAAGCCAACGAGGCCGCGTTCAAGCTGGCCCGTCGTGTGGCGTTCGACCGTTTCGGCACCGAGAAGTACGAAATCATCGCCGCGCTGAACAGCTTCCACGGCCGTACCCTGTTCACCGTCAACGTCGGTGGCCAGTCGAAGTACTCCGACGGTTTCGGCCCGAAAATCACCGGCATCACCCACGTGCCTTATAACGACCTGGCCGCGCTGAAAGCCGCCGTTTCCGACAAGACCTGTGCGGTCGTGCTGGAACCGATTCAAGGTGAGGGCGGCGTACTGCCAGCCGAACTAGCCTACCTGCAAGGTGCCCGCGAACTCTGCGACGCGAACAACGCGCTGCTGGTGTTCGACGAAGTGCAGACCGGCATGGGTCGCAGCGGCAAGCTGTTCGCCTACCAGCATTACGGCGTGACCCCGGACATCCTGACCAGCGCGAAGAGCCTGGGCGGTGGTTTCCCGATCGCGGCGATGCTGACCACCGAAGCGCTGGCCAAACATCTGGTCGTCGGCACTCACGGCACCACTTACGGCGGCAACCCGCTGGCGTGTGCGGTAGCGGAAGCCGTGATCGACGTGATCAACACCCCGGAAGTGCTGAACGGCGTGAACGCCAAGCACGACAAGTTCAAGGCGCGCCTTGAGCAGATCGGCGAGAAATACGGCCTGTTCACCCAAGTGCGTGGCCTCGGTCTGCTGATCGGTTGCGTGCTGAGCGATGCCTGGAAAGGCAAGGCCAAAGACATCTTCAACGCCGCTGAAAAAGAAGGCCTGATGATTCTGCAAGCCGGCCCGGACGTGATCCGTTTCGCCCCGAGCCTGGTGGTGGAAGACGCTGATATCGATGCCGGCCTGGATCGTTTCGAACGCGCTGCCGCAGCACTGACGCAAGCCTGA
- a CDS encoding DUF6543 domain-containing protein has product MHLTQRHPAAASTATSDEQYQDDHYLPLKNALPDWLGNASSTRRQAFQNSLPRLSTSLQSAPAEQHQQMKTLNAAHWAAQSKVDQSLEHLQDASAFAEPLLKEELKKNFDLDLDVRNTFVRLYIPATTPWFPIRTGTRAWTVSLLEAALHNFEEAETRDDAFDVDSTFVTRPSTSGQFMTLPSIKAKLSIAAFTRLCRRLDIGAQYKTHLEDNLGYTDPMVAAVLRSKLDDSQKAAMKAALQWARMNRDVSESYFRLIDAVLDGMKGLYVSGAPVVCHDMGMLCAPLTGIVVFAPDLYASRDPARVVAYVPDDPEHPFKEYASTNDLIVELTRQLRSKDYQQFFSRFVNHEHRGFFFSTLNSRLTKIEWHPPEPGSSLPAWRETPVEHPDLQTTLTPFHDGLWQHLYQTKLNKIFNDARVIAVPTAIVDQKARWAFWDSVSNVISNIVQAAALIVAPFVPVLGEAMMAYMAYQMLDEAFEGIIEWGQGRTTEAFTHLMGTVESLIQLGIFGMGGAIGAGEFRKVLPKEVVAFIDRFKPVKLASGATRYWEPDLARYQHPAEPDASSIPNELGLHTHQDKQLLPLENAHFAVSEGAVPGQYRIDHPTRPGAYQPVVRHNGAGAWHTELERPLEWDTDTALRRIGPAVESFSPTEREALLRVSGVTEDAVRKMHVDQQTPPPLLADSIQRFKIDQQLQRLINQLDSDVSEEFLRADPVTQLQLLTQHGRWPDNQRLRLINQQGELVWQSSADETLPLTELDQSRLIDGDLLKSLLAALDEQQARALLAEPFGGPMPSLGVRSQTLRQQLAGLARRHRSSLFESRYQALQRVDDPLAQALVSRDPTLPASITRELLDTASGSELLQINEGDLPERQQDLMQLANQEVRVTRAYEGLALDSMNNPDSDALALHSIKLLPGWSGDVRLEIRDERYEGLVLNSIGIETAPARKVLVRQQDGRYQPYDERGQELHSATDFYSSVLYALPDGERQNLKMQIGQNDRLYSAIRERTLARNELRTVLFEAPIRQPVVDTLRLEGFGNQRLNTPRRVEDVDFFEAGELGAVGIENQDNLTTTGQRIISPEERAQEVFRGISTDEARAYVAPFQNDPTALNAELAARRDEHFKLSDDLRRWETDVPANDPASGLPLTYMQRRAARQNRALFREALLRCWRRQTRGPSGYMLQIAEPIVGDLPLLEADFSHVSMLSINGSASTGAVDVFLQRFPGMLYLDAQNLNLPNLPQALTAMPHLRQLILRNCGVSHSAANQAVFAALPKLSLLDLRGNPLNALPDISALPSLRYVNLSRTGISTLPDNLLDHPVLISGNFQGNRITEIPPSFFNLASSLSDGFGFADNPLTAATREKVKTFYNHTGKHFGVRPEAADIERAVALFPALEIDQASELLYRIPGPLVEGRAQLARWEAELSTLKTELDAWAQQTPALDPVFKRPLTLEEQVLERSARETFRNNLEQFWRNRSASARQSELAANLDFAGNMPALSANFGHVSRLRLTGNKNITALLPFVRRFEHLNTLELHAFDLEPVALSEIRLPGLNVLELNDCGVVLTPENQATLVSLNNLHTLDLSNNPLGTFPDLNMLPELTYLDLSNTGINVVPDGLTSHPHLRTAILSGNRISEIPDTVFEMTANQSDGLDFSDNPLSSATHNKIKAYYRRTGFDFDVRADEGDIALMRQLFPSLDEQEASDVFYDLPGTLADGRTQLVQWRAELNQMTTDLTLWAPQVPSTHPLTGQILTAIELFDQYAARSEFGQQLERFWRHRYGESGMRADFLEADLRFFGDFPQLTTDFSHVSGVKLKGNAAIGAPDALTDLFVNARELELRKFPLDEIPQTVTRLTKLKELTLSDCGITFTALDQSTLATRQNLELLDLSHNPLSTAPDLQSFPAMRDILLTNTGIPALPEGIARHPNLKNALLNDNRISDLPEAFFSIDLDLADGLNLGNNPLSLAARERIKTFYVEHGRHFDVMPDVSDLSSALRLYPEMDVDDASHMIYHLPGSLQAGTAQLARWEVEISQMLSDLNTWTERVPVRNPATGEHWGAFRRTLERSNRKQFSEKLEEFWRGRNPNKLELRLNSLEFDASFAGELPSLTADFSHVIRLSIRGNEALNAPTGFLSCFSGLQVLELRSFALGRMPRALSLMPAVETLTLSSCGIVLDSVGQTTLTGLSRLKALDLYNNPLGTAPDVSSLRVLMTLDLSRTAISQVPVGVGQLPRLRYALLSENAIVDLPQDMTGFAANGVDLRANPLSAAARDRIKTDYQITRQHLGVTAAEADIALTQSLYPRISEVDANHLIYRLPGTLAEGHLELLRRQSDLAALLGELGAWAKEAPRDPVTGATLGGEALRQENAKRAWFVNGLERRLREAPIGFSSTELTCDLSFTGELPTLSGRFEQISELTLTSTAKVHPRVDRLLELLPNLEQLDIRAYQLNEIPQAVFTLNKLTHLELPDCQITLNAQTVSALARMENLQVLDLSHNPLGLAPDLRNLRTCYSLHLGHSGLSDLPAGLFELPRLNYADLSANAITELPDPLPSPTLGSGATYDFSGNPLSTQSEHRLRTYNEALIARRLEDRETRASTNEALDDFQDLSFSD; this is encoded by the coding sequence ATGCACCTGACTCAACGACACCCTGCGGCAGCCTCGACCGCCACGAGTGACGAGCAGTATCAAGACGATCATTATCTGCCGCTGAAAAACGCTCTGCCCGACTGGCTCGGCAACGCTTCATCGACCCGCCGCCAGGCATTCCAGAACAGTCTGCCCCGCCTGTCCACCTCACTCCAATCGGCCCCCGCCGAACAGCATCAACAGATGAAGACCCTCAACGCCGCGCACTGGGCCGCGCAAAGCAAGGTCGACCAAAGCCTGGAGCACCTGCAGGACGCCAGCGCCTTTGCCGAACCCTTGCTCAAGGAGGAACTGAAAAAAAACTTCGACCTGGATCTGGATGTGCGCAACACCTTTGTGCGCCTGTATATCCCCGCGACGACCCCCTGGTTCCCGATCAGAACCGGTACACGCGCCTGGACTGTTTCGTTACTGGAGGCTGCGCTGCACAACTTCGAGGAAGCGGAGACCCGCGATGACGCCTTCGACGTTGACTCGACCTTTGTCACCCGGCCTTCCACCTCCGGCCAGTTCATGACCCTGCCGTCGATCAAGGCCAAACTGAGCATTGCTGCCTTCACCAGGCTGTGCCGAAGGCTGGATATCGGCGCGCAGTACAAAACTCATCTCGAAGATAACCTCGGTTACACCGATCCGATGGTGGCTGCCGTACTGCGCAGCAAACTGGACGACAGCCAGAAAGCCGCGATGAAAGCCGCCCTGCAGTGGGCGCGGATGAACCGCGACGTGTCGGAAAGTTACTTTCGCTTGATCGACGCCGTGCTCGACGGCATGAAAGGTCTGTATGTCAGCGGGGCGCCTGTGGTGTGCCATGACATGGGGATGCTGTGCGCGCCGCTCACCGGCATCGTCGTGTTTGCCCCTGATCTGTACGCATCACGCGACCCTGCGCGCGTGGTGGCTTACGTCCCCGATGATCCCGAGCACCCCTTCAAGGAATACGCCTCGACCAACGATCTGATCGTCGAACTGACGCGCCAGTTACGCTCGAAAGACTACCAGCAGTTTTTCAGCCGCTTCGTGAACCACGAACATCGCGGCTTTTTCTTCAGCACCCTCAATAGCCGCTTGACGAAGATCGAGTGGCATCCGCCAGAGCCCGGCAGCTCACTGCCCGCGTGGCGCGAAACGCCCGTCGAGCATCCCGATCTGCAGACCACGCTGACGCCGTTCCATGACGGTCTGTGGCAACACCTTTACCAAACGAAACTGAACAAGATCTTCAATGACGCCCGAGTGATCGCCGTACCCACCGCTATCGTCGATCAAAAAGCACGCTGGGCGTTCTGGGATTCGGTGAGCAACGTCATCTCCAACATCGTGCAGGCCGCCGCGCTGATCGTCGCACCGTTCGTGCCGGTGCTGGGTGAAGCAATGATGGCCTATATGGCCTATCAAATGCTCGATGAAGCCTTCGAGGGCATCATCGAATGGGGACAGGGGCGCACGACCGAAGCATTCACACACCTGATGGGCACCGTCGAATCGTTGATCCAGCTGGGTATCTTCGGCATGGGCGGTGCGATTGGCGCCGGCGAGTTTCGCAAAGTCTTGCCCAAGGAAGTTGTCGCATTCATCGATCGCTTCAAGCCTGTGAAGCTGGCCAGCGGTGCAACCCGCTACTGGGAGCCCGATCTGGCCCGGTACCAACACCCGGCAGAACCCGATGCCAGTTCAATACCCAATGAACTGGGCTTGCACACTCACCAGGACAAACAACTGCTGCCACTTGAGAATGCCCACTTTGCAGTCAGTGAAGGCGCGGTTCCCGGCCAGTACCGCATTGATCACCCGACCCGACCCGGCGCTTACCAGCCGGTGGTGCGGCACAATGGCGCCGGCGCCTGGCACACCGAGCTGGAACGACCACTGGAGTGGGACACCGACACGGCGCTGCGGCGAATCGGTCCGGCAGTCGAGTCGTTCTCACCGACCGAGCGCGAGGCATTGCTGCGGGTCAGCGGCGTCACCGAAGATGCCGTGCGCAAAATGCATGTCGATCAGCAAACGCCGCCACCCCTGCTGGCTGATAGCATCCAGCGCTTCAAGATCGATCAGCAACTGCAACGCCTGATCAATCAGCTCGATAGCGACGTCAGCGAGGAATTCCTGCGGGCCGACCCCGTGACGCAGTTGCAACTGCTGACGCAACACGGCCGCTGGCCAGACAACCAGCGTCTGCGTTTGATCAACCAGCAGGGCGAGTTGGTCTGGCAATCTTCGGCGGACGAAACCTTGCCGCTGACCGAGCTTGATCAAAGTCGCCTGATCGACGGCGATCTGCTCAAGAGCCTGCTGGCTGCCCTCGACGAACAACAAGCCAGAGCCCTGCTCGCAGAACCATTCGGCGGACCAATGCCTTCGCTTGGCGTGCGCAGCCAAACCCTGCGTCAGCAACTGGCCGGTCTCGCCCGCCGCCATCGCAGCTCGCTGTTCGAATCGCGCTATCAGGCACTCCAGCGTGTCGACGACCCGTTGGCCCAAGCCCTTGTCAGCCGCGATCCGACACTGCCGGCCAGCATCACCCGGGAACTGCTCGACACCGCCAGTGGCAGCGAGCTGTTGCAGATCAACGAGGGAGACCTGCCGGAGCGTCAACAGGACCTCATGCAACTGGCCAATCAGGAAGTACGCGTCACCCGTGCTTACGAAGGGCTGGCACTGGACTCGATGAACAATCCCGATTCCGATGCACTCGCTCTGCACAGCATCAAGCTATTGCCAGGCTGGAGCGGCGACGTACGCCTCGAAATCCGCGATGAACGCTACGAAGGTCTCGTACTCAACAGCATCGGCATCGAAACCGCGCCCGCACGCAAAGTACTGGTTCGCCAACAGGACGGTCGCTACCAGCCCTATGACGAACGCGGTCAGGAACTGCATTCGGCCACTGATTTCTACTCCAGCGTTTTGTATGCGTTGCCCGACGGTGAACGCCAAAACCTGAAGATGCAGATTGGCCAGAACGATCGGCTGTACTCGGCGATCCGTGAGCGGACACTGGCGCGCAACGAGCTGCGCACCGTGTTGTTCGAGGCGCCGATCCGCCAGCCTGTCGTCGATACGCTGCGCCTTGAAGGCTTTGGCAATCAGCGACTGAATACACCCAGGCGCGTTGAAGATGTCGATTTTTTTGAGGCGGGCGAACTCGGTGCGGTGGGCATTGAAAACCAGGACAACCTGACCACCACCGGCCAGCGAATCATCAGCCCCGAAGAGCGCGCCCAAGAGGTCTTTCGAGGCATTTCCACCGACGAAGCACGAGCTTATGTCGCCCCGTTCCAGAATGATCCGACAGCACTCAACGCTGAACTGGCCGCACGTCGCGACGAGCACTTCAAGCTCAGTGATGACCTGCGTCGCTGGGAAACCGATGTCCCCGCCAACGACCCGGCCAGCGGCCTGCCATTGACCTACATGCAGCGCCGGGCAGCCCGGCAGAATCGTGCCCTGTTCAGAGAGGCACTTTTACGCTGCTGGCGCAGACAGACTCGCGGGCCCTCAGGCTACATGCTGCAGATCGCTGAACCGATCGTCGGTGACCTGCCTTTGCTGGAGGCGGATTTCAGCCACGTCTCCATGCTCTCGATCAATGGCAGTGCCAGTACCGGGGCCGTGGATGTTTTTCTGCAACGCTTTCCGGGAATGCTGTATCTGGATGCGCAAAACCTCAACCTGCCGAATCTGCCCCAAGCCTTGACCGCCATGCCCCATCTGCGCCAGTTGATCCTGCGCAACTGCGGCGTCAGCCACTCGGCGGCCAACCAGGCAGTGTTTGCGGCATTGCCCAAGCTCTCGCTGCTGGACCTGCGCGGTAATCCGCTGAATGCGCTACCCGATATCAGCGCTCTACCCTCGCTGCGCTACGTCAATCTGTCGCGAACCGGTATTTCGACGCTGCCGGACAATCTGCTCGATCATCCGGTGCTGATTTCCGGCAATTTCCAGGGCAACCGGATCACCGAAATACCGCCATCCTTTTTCAATCTGGCCAGCTCGCTCAGTGACGGTTTCGGGTTTGCGGACAACCCGCTGACGGCGGCAACGCGAGAGAAGGTCAAGACGTTCTACAACCACACCGGAAAACACTTCGGGGTACGGCCGGAGGCTGCAGACATCGAGCGCGCGGTGGCACTGTTTCCGGCGCTGGAGATTGATCAGGCCAGTGAACTTCTGTATCGGATACCCGGCCCCCTGGTTGAAGGTCGAGCCCAACTGGCCCGCTGGGAAGCCGAACTCAGCACGCTGAAAACCGAACTGGACGCGTGGGCCCAGCAGACTCCGGCGCTCGACCCCGTGTTCAAGCGCCCGTTGACGCTCGAGGAGCAAGTCCTGGAACGCAGTGCAAGGGAGACGTTCCGCAATAACCTGGAGCAGTTCTGGCGCAACAGATCGGCGTCGGCCAGGCAAAGCGAACTGGCGGCCAATCTGGACTTCGCCGGAAACATGCCCGCTCTCAGCGCCAACTTCGGCCATGTTTCCCGGTTAAGGCTGACGGGCAACAAAAACATCACCGCTCTGTTGCCATTCGTGCGCCGTTTTGAACATTTGAACACGCTGGAATTGCACGCCTTCGACCTTGAGCCGGTTGCGCTGTCAGAGATCAGGCTGCCGGGCCTCAATGTCCTCGAGCTCAACGACTGCGGTGTGGTGCTGACCCCGGAAAATCAGGCGACACTGGTATCACTCAACAACCTGCATACGCTGGATTTGAGCAACAACCCGCTGGGGACCTTCCCCGATCTGAATATGCTGCCCGAGCTGACCTACCTCGATCTGTCCAACACCGGCATCAACGTAGTGCCCGACGGACTGACCAGCCACCCGCACCTGCGCACCGCGATTCTCAGCGGCAACCGTATCAGCGAAATCCCCGATACCGTTTTTGAAATGACGGCCAATCAAAGTGACGGACTGGACTTCTCCGACAATCCGCTATCGAGTGCAACGCACAATAAAATAAAAGCCTATTACCGACGCACCGGTTTCGACTTCGACGTGCGCGCCGATGAAGGCGACATCGCCCTGATGCGTCAACTGTTCCCGTCCCTGGACGAACAAGAGGCCAGCGATGTGTTCTATGACTTGCCAGGCACTTTGGCAGATGGCCGGACGCAGCTCGTTCAATGGCGCGCCGAACTCAATCAGATGACCACCGACCTGACCTTGTGGGCTCCCCAGGTGCCAAGCACTCACCCGCTCACTGGGCAGATCCTCACGGCCATTGAGCTGTTCGACCAGTACGCCGCCCGATCCGAATTCGGCCAGCAGCTGGAACGATTCTGGCGTCACCGCTATGGCGAATCAGGGATGCGCGCCGACTTTCTCGAAGCCGACCTGAGGTTCTTTGGAGACTTCCCCCAACTGACCACGGATTTCAGCCATGTGTCTGGCGTGAAACTCAAAGGCAACGCCGCCATCGGCGCACCGGATGCGTTGACCGATTTGTTCGTGAACGCGCGGGAACTGGAACTGCGAAAATTCCCGCTGGATGAAATCCCCCAGACCGTGACTCGTCTGACGAAGCTCAAGGAACTGACGCTGAGCGATTGCGGCATCACCTTCACCGCCCTCGACCAGAGCACCCTTGCGACACGGCAAAACCTTGAACTGCTGGATCTGAGCCACAACCCGCTATCGACGGCACCTGATCTTCAGTCCTTCCCGGCCATGCGTGACATTCTGCTGACCAATACCGGTATTCCCGCCCTGCCCGAAGGCATCGCCAGGCATCCGAACCTGAAAAACGCCCTGTTGAACGACAACCGTATCAGCGATCTCCCCGAGGCTTTTTTCAGCATCGATCTGGACCTTGCCGACGGGCTCAATCTGGGCAACAACCCGCTGTCCCTGGCGGCTCGCGAACGTATCAAGACTTTTTATGTCGAGCACGGACGCCACTTCGATGTGATGCCGGACGTCAGCGATCTGAGCAGCGCGCTACGGCTGTACCCGGAGATGGATGTCGACGACGCCAGTCACATGATCTATCACCTGCCTGGCAGCTTGCAGGCCGGTACGGCGCAACTGGCGCGCTGGGAGGTGGAGATCAGCCAGATGCTCAGCGACCTCAATACCTGGACCGAACGCGTACCGGTGCGCAACCCTGCGACCGGCGAACACTGGGGGGCATTCCGACGAACACTGGAAAGGAGCAACAGGAAACAGTTCAGTGAGAAACTGGAGGAATTCTGGCGCGGCAGAAACCCGAACAAACTCGAGTTGAGGCTGAACTCGCTGGAATTTGATGCGTCCTTCGCCGGTGAATTACCGTCGTTGACGGCCGATTTCAGCCACGTCATCCGTCTGTCCATACGCGGCAATGAGGCGTTGAATGCACCCACGGGTTTTCTGTCGTGCTTCAGCGGATTGCAGGTGCTGGAACTGCGCAGTTTTGCCTTGGGCCGGATGCCCCGTGCACTCTCACTGATGCCGGCTGTGGAAACACTGACGCTGAGCAGTTGCGGCATCGTTCTCGATAGCGTGGGGCAGACCACGCTGACCGGACTGAGTCGCCTGAAGGCGCTGGACCTGTACAACAACCCCCTTGGCACCGCGCCGGATGTCAGCTCATTGCGAGTTCTGATGACACTCGACCTCAGTCGCACCGCTATCAGCCAGGTTCCCGTCGGCGTGGGCCAATTGCCGCGGCTGCGCTACGCGCTGCTGAGCGAAAACGCCATAGTCGATTTGCCGCAAGACATGACTGGCTTCGCTGCCAACGGGGTCGACCTGCGGGCCAATCCGCTGTCCGCCGCCGCCAGAGACCGAATCAAAACCGACTATCAGATCACTCGCCAGCATCTGGGTGTAACGGCCGCAGAAGCGGACATTGCCCTGACGCAATCGTTATACCCACGCATCAGCGAAGTCGATGCTAACCATCTGATCTACAGGCTGCCCGGCACGCTCGCCGAGGGGCATCTTGAATTGCTGCGCCGGCAGAGCGACCTTGCGGCATTACTGGGCGAACTCGGGGCCTGGGCGAAGGAGGCCCCGCGCGATCCAGTCACAGGCGCCACCCTGGGGGGCGAAGCACTGCGGCAGGAAAATGCCAAAAGAGCCTGGTTCGTAAATGGCCTGGAACGCAGATTGCGCGAAGCTCCGATAGGTTTTTCCTCCACCGAACTCACCTGTGATCTTTCGTTCACCGGCGAGTTGCCAACACTGAGTGGGCGCTTCGAGCAGATCAGCGAGCTGACACTGACCAGTACCGCGAAAGTACATCCTCGGGTTGATCGCCTGCTTGAGCTGCTGCCGAATCTGGAGCAACTGGACATACGGGCCTATCAGCTCAATGAGATCCCCCAAGCGGTATTCACCTTGAACAAGCTGACTCACCTGGAACTGCCCGATTGCCAAATCACCCTGAACGCGCAAACGGTGAGCGCCCTGGCACGCATGGAAAACCTGCAAGTTCTCGACCTGAGCCACAACCCGCTGGGGCTGGCACCAGACCTGCGAAACCTGCGGACGTGCTACTCGTTACATCTGGGCCACAGCGGGTTGAGTGACCTTCCAGCCGGGCTTTTCGAACTGCCCCGTTTGAATTATGCCGATCTGTCCGCCAACGCCATTACCGAGCTTCCTGACCCGCTGCCGTCACCGACCCTCGGTTCAGGGGCCACTTATGACTTCAGTGGCAATCCATTAAGCACGCAGAGCGAGCATCGCCTGAGAACGTACAACGAGGCACTGATCGCCCGCAGACTGGAGGATCGAGAAACGCGAGCCAGCACAAACGAAGCGCTGGATGACTTCCAGGACCTTTCGTTTTCCGATTGA